The nucleotide sequence GGTTTACTGGTCACGTTGTATATGTTGCATCGAGTAACAGTTTCCTGAGTGTAGTGGTTATTGCATTCGCCTAACATGCCAAGTCCCTGCGAAGCATAagagctaaatgctgcttccccatgtttgctttggactctgtgctccactatttggcctgagtctgttgatctcagagtcctactgggtttatattccattagcatttcattcatgtattcgggaccatttagtgatttatagaccagtagcagaactttcaaatctattctaaagctgactggaagccagtgtaaatactttagaattggagtaatatgctctgacctatttgttctggtcagaacccaggCTGCAGCAttatgaatgagctgcagctgtttaatgctcttttcggggattccagtcagaagaccattacaacagtcaagtcTACTTAAGATAAAAGCATAGATGAACTTCTCCTGGTccgcttgacacatgcaagccttcactctggatatgttcttcagatggtaggaggcagttttagtaattgatttgatatgactgttgaaagtcaggtcggaatctatcagaacaccaaggtttcggacttggtcgttgctttttaaagagagtaactccaggtatttattaaagtccatttaagttcatgaaattgctgagttgattcaaaataactttctcaacaatcttggctatgaaagggagatttaagatgggtctatagcttgctaacatgcaAGCGTCCAGCGctcagaggcttaatggcagctactttaagagctttaggaaactggcctgactgaagtgagcaattgattatttgctgcaaatcagctagcacagatgtcgcaatatctttgaaaaagtcacctggtattgagtcaagacagctcgttgatggtttcagctgctgaactgttttctctGCATTTCATTGGTCAATAGTAGCAAATTCTGACATGGAGTTTTTCCTGGGTTGCTTCAGATGCagtataattttatcattttgctgatttgtgctaatatttaacctgatggattgtattttttcactaaaataacaagcaaattcatttcatttatctactattaggagttctggagctatctgattcgggggggggTTGTgcgcttgtcaaccacagcaaacagcgTGAgactattgttgaagttcttactgatgatttcagaagaGTGTTGTTGTCTTGCCCTGattaactcttggttaaaattacaaagccTTTGTCTGTAggggtcatagtcaatttggggATTAGTTTTtcctccacttacgttctgctttcctacactttgatttcgaGGTCTTTACCGTCATTTTGCTCCTCCacagtgttctaggtcgcctcaagattgtcttagttttaatcggagcgacagcattcatgacatttgagattttccaggtgaaattgtCAAAAAGATcatcatcaactgtctcagcattgacagttttgtggcacagcaacggtctccataaacttagtggcggtgctctcatttatgtaccttttctgaatagacatagaggttgtctgaacttttggaagaatctgtaattcaaagaatacacaaaaatggtcagaaatagccatatcctttatgtcaattgatagaatttcaacatccttagagatgaccagatctaagatgtgaccttgactCTTAACATGtggagagaggtcaaatgtgtctagtatagcagggagttctttagattttgttcctatgttattgtcaacatgaatgttaaagtctcccgttatgaaaaaatagttgtagtcagtacaaataactgacagcagttttgAAATATCCTCCAGAAATGTTCTATTCTATCTTGGAGGTccataaattattaaaacaataacctttgggtcacctttaacttaAAAACAGagattcaaaagagctaaaaatcacccagtataatttatttacactgaaataatgacttaaaaataacagcattaccaccctattcgacacttaaaacaaaaatttgctgcttttgcctcatttaaaattgtattagagaagaagaagaaaaatcacctttattgtcatgaacatgcatgcatgcacacgaaatatTTTCTCTGCCTTTTACCCATcgcagtgaacacatacacgttagtgtaacacactggagcagggggcagctgaagcgcccggggagcatttcggggtatcggtgtcttgctcaaggacaccacagccgtgagtccgggggatgttggaggatggtccggtcggggtcttgaacctaggtcccgcACGGTGACAGGCGATGATCCAGATTATAttttgtaatgatgtcattaatcatcattgatttattacccagtgacctgatactGAAAAGAGcaagtctcgcagagataactggagacagtGGTTTGATAGactcacattttatcctcactaaattTGTAGTTCTACATTTTTTGTGCcctatttctttgaccaactttatgtcccttgtaattacagggatcaaaaaaatgcctgatctccttTTGGGTCTGACTTATTATGGAAAAGAtcccgcagatatcagtcagattcgcagataagattcttcatgggtgggaggaagggcccttcgcatcttagtggatggcggtttcaggcgaggggggatgggacGAAGATCGTGGTGTGaatcctccgattgtttggatgacgctgatgaatccgtctgcgCCTCATGTCGCCTTATCTCTCGGGAACAACTGCAtccttttgtccttcagccgtgtcaaAATGGCCACGGTTTTCTTTTCAGGCCGGTAAATGACGTACACagaaaaaatgttggcagcgaATCACctaaccccttgtctatttagatgAAAcagtctgccttgtaaagatgtctgtgcTCCCAAAAAACGcggaaattgtcaatgaaactcacagACAAcgcagtacacacttctttgagccacttatttaattgactgagccaaGAGTTCACCTCCAAATCGGACAAGTGGGGAGTTTTTcaagtgaatctttgaccacaaactgagcaggcacaAGGTTTCTCTTCAGTGGGGgttcttttgtgttttattaaacTTCCCTTCAAatagaatctttgaccacaaactgtgcaggaaagaggtttctcgccagtgtggattcttgtgtgttttattaaattgcccttttcagagaatcttttaccacaaactgtgcaggaaaaaggtttctcaccagtgtgggttcttgtgtgttttgttaaacTTCCCtttacagagaatctttgaccacaaactgtgcaggaaaaaggtttctctccagtgtgggttcttgtgtgctttttaaaatttcctttttcggagaatctttgaccacaaattgagcaggaaaaaggtttctctccggtgtgggttcttgtgtgcctttttaagtgtcccttctgagtgaatctctgaccacaaactgggcaggaaaaaggtttctcaccagcgTGGGTTcgtttgtgttttattaaacTTCCCTTCAAatagaatctttgaccacaaactgagcatgaaaaaggtttctctccagcgTGGGTTCTTCTGTGTTTTGTTAAacttcccttttcagagaatctttgaccacaaactgtgcaggaaaaaggtttctcgccagtgtggattcttgtgtgttttattaaatttcccttttcagagaatcctttaccacaaactgtgcaggaaaaaggtttctcaccagtgtgggttcttgtgtgttttgttaaacTTCCCtttacagagaatctttgaccacaaactgtgcaggaaaaaggtttctctccagtgtgggttcttgtgtgttttttaaaatttcccttttcagagaatctttgaccacaaattgagcaggaaaaaggtttctctccagtgtggctTCTTCTGTGCctttttaagtgtcccttctgagtgaatctctgaccacaaactgggcaggaaaaaggtttctcaccagcgTGGGTTcgtttgtgttttattaaacTTCCCTTCAAAtcgaatctttgaccacaaactgagcatggaaaaggtttctctcctgcatgggttcttgtgtgttttgttaaacttcccttttcagagaatctttgaccacaaactgtgcaggaaaaaggtttctcaccagtgtggattcttgtgtgttttattaaatttcccttttcagagaatcttttcccacaaactgtgcaggaaaaaggtttctcaccagtgtgggttcttgtgtgttttgttaaacttcccttttcagagaatctttgaccacaaactgtgcaggaaaaaggtttctccccagtgtgggttcttgtgtgttttttaaaatttcctttttcagagaatctttgaccacaaattgagcaggaaaaaggtttctctccagtgtgggttcttgtgtgcctttttaagtgtcccttctgagtgaatttCTGACCACAAACTgggcaggaaaaaggtttctcaccagtgtgggttcttgtgtgttttattaaacttcccttttcagagaatctttgaccacaaattgagcaggaaaaaggtttctctccagtgtgggttcttgtgtgcatttttaagtgtcccttccgagtgaatctttgacaacaaactgagcaggaaaaaggtttttctccagtgtgtgttctcacgtGTTGTTTCAAAATGCTCTCATTAGCGAACGTTTTCCCAcaatgagaacatttccatcgtttgttttcagtgtgacatgtcaaaGCACTTTCAGACTgtctatcatcatcatcatcagtgtcaggagagtgtgacgtcatgtcgtcactatctgatagtggagctaagaggccaTCTGGTTGCGATCCTCCACAGctgtctccatcaccttctgttgccatgtgttgacttgagctgctgcttggaggctccgcccctctgctctcctcacgttgaccttcatcttcactcttcataGGGACACCAGTCAATGGAAACTTGGTGATatccttctcctcctctaccgGTTTGACGTGAGGGCgcgcttcttcctcttcttttttaatcGAAAtgggctcctcctcctctttgatgtgagggagctctggctcctgccgctcagtacgaagatcttcagtgatgtctgcaagacaagaaaacaaagaaagtttGGTCAATCTTTTCTCACATTGTGACTTTAATGTGTATTATGgtttagatttagatttaaGGTTAATGTGAAATCAGATGAGTTTGATAGATTGGACATAATTAAATTGGGCAggtcaacaaaaataaaacttgaaaaaGTGGAAAATACTAAAGTTCATTAAAACAAGTATCAATCAAgctaatacagtggacccctgcatacacccggtttggcatttgcaaatttttcTGGATAGGTTTTTTACGTAACAGTGGCCTCTCAAACAATTTCAGATCCAgtcaagtaaatacaaaaatatacagttcaaaataattacacaaagctctgcatctttgtacaattgtcaacaaaaacaaacaaacaaaaaattatgtaccggcattaccagataactattaatcCTATAttgctctgtgactgtttttctgtcaatgtctttatgtctccaaagtgttctctgtcaatcgactgtgttgtcgcactagagcggctccaactaccggagacaaattccttgtgtgttttttggacatacttggcaaataaagatgattctgattcttcgttggttttcgccacttcttcttcggggtgggcGGACTGTGGGCGttgggtatttttattttttggggggtttgggCGGTTCCTGGGGGCCGGCGCGATGGCTCCGGTTGGTtcttgattctcgatgcccaaccctactcacGACAGACGCATAACTTGAAACGCTTTTCTGTcaaactgcattttcaataaacatcagattaATTATACACACAAGGTCTTATAtgtgtgtgaagaaaaaaaaaaaacttgttcaCTATGCTCGAGTGCTGTCAACCGCTGCGCTCCATTAATACAATTGAATTTGGTgggcatttaatattttgtgtgcTTGCAGGACACTTCCATGTTTGCAAGCTATAGACCcctctcaaatctccct is from Phycodurus eques isolate BA_2022a unplaced genomic scaffold, UOR_Pequ_1.1 contig_29, whole genome shotgun sequence and encodes:
- the LOC133398271 gene encoding oocyte zinc finger protein XlCOF6-like isoform X1; this translates as MCSRSTAEYEEELCGPKEEKEPQRQRLDAVFNRQPRTVPRRADITEDLRTERQEPELPHIKEEEEPISIKKEEEEARPHVKPVEEEKDITKFPLTGVPMKSEDEGQREESRGAEPPSSSSSQHMATEGDGDSCGGSQPDGLLAPLSDSDDMTSHSPDTDDDDDRQSESALTCHTENKRWKCSHCGKTFANESILKQHVRTHTGEKPFSCSVCCQRFTRKGHLKMHTRTHTGEKPFSCSICGQRFSEKGSLIKHTRTHTGEKPFSCPVCGQKFTQKGHLKRHTRTHTGEKPFSCSICGQRFSEKGNFKKHTRTHTGEKPFSCTVCGQRFSEKGSLTKHTRTHTGEKPFSCTVCGKRFSEKGNLIKHTRIHTGEKPFSCTVCGQRFSEKGSLTKHTRTHAGEKPFPCSVCGQRFDLKGSLIKHKRTHAGEKPFSCPVCGQRFTQKGHLKRHRRSHTGEKPFSCSICGQRFSEKGNFKKHTRTHTGEKPFSCTVCGQRFSVKGSLTKHTRTHTGEKPFSCTVCGKGFSEKGNLIKHTRIHTGEKPFSCTVCGQRFSEKGSLTKHRRTHAGEKPFSCSVCGQRFYLKGSLIKHKRTHAGEKPFSCPVCGQRFTQKGHLKRHTRTHTGEKPFSCSICGQRFSEKGNFKKHTRTHTGEKPFSCTVCGQRFSVKGSLTKHTRTHTGEKPFSCTVCGKRFSEKGNLIKHTRIHTGEKPLSCTVCGQRFYLKGSLIKHKRTPTEEKPCACSVCGQRFT
- the LOC133398271 gene encoding uncharacterized protein LOC133398271 isoform X2, which codes for MCSRSTAEYEEELCGPKEEKEPQRQRLDAVFNRQPRTVPRRAGLGIENQEPTGAIAPAPRNRPNPPKNKNTQRPQSAHPEEEVAKTNEESESSLFAKHH